A genomic stretch from Buchnera aphidicola (Brevicoryne brassicae) includes:
- the prmC gene encoding peptide chain release factor N(5)-glutamine methyltransferase, protein MNIKNWLKKSIKILSYLDNPKYESEFLLSYVSGYPRSFILTSDKIKLSQKQYKHLNSLIYRRSLGEPMAYITKEKEFWSLSLYVSYDTLIPRPDTEVLVEQVISRITQKSASILDLGTGSGAIALALASTCSSWNIIGIDKSNKALEIARMNALKLNLRNVYFFFSDWFSHINKKFNIIVSNPPYISIKELKFLKKDIFFEPFDALISKNNGLSDIENIIKKASNYLFSEGWLLIEHGWRQKLKVQSLFKKYNFFNIKSYKDYGGNDRVTIGQKYNK, encoded by the coding sequence ATGAACATTAAAAATTGGTTGAAAAAATCGATTAAAATATTATCTTATCTTGATAATCCTAAATATGAATCTGAGTTTTTACTAAGTTATGTTTCAGGTTATCCTCGTAGTTTTATTTTAACTTCTGATAAAATAAAATTAAGTCAAAAACAATATAAACATTTAAATTCTTTGATTTATCGTAGATCTTTAGGAGAACCTATGGCATATATAACAAAAGAAAAAGAATTCTGGTCTTTATCTTTGTATGTCTCATATGATACTCTTATTCCAAGACCTGATACAGAAGTTTTGGTTGAACAAGTAATATCTAGAATAACACAAAAATCTGCCTCAATTCTTGATTTAGGTACTGGATCTGGAGCTATTGCTTTAGCTTTAGCAAGTACTTGTTCTTCTTGGAATATTATTGGTATTGATAAATCAAATAAAGCTCTTGAAATAGCTCGAATGAATGCACTTAAATTGAATTTAAGAAATGTTTATTTTTTTTTTAGTGATTGGTTTTCACATATAAATAAAAAGTTTAATATTATTGTAAGTAATCCACCATATATCAGCATAAAAGAATTAAAATTTTTAAAAAAAGACATTTTTTTTGAGCCTTTTGATGCTCTTATATCAAAAAATAATGGACTATCAGATATTGAAAATATTATAAAAAAAGCAAGTAATTACCTTTTTTCTGAAGGTTGGTTGTTAATAGAACATGGATGGAGGCAAAAATTGAAAGTACAAAGTTTGTTTAAAAAATATAATTTTTTTAATATTAAATCTTATAAAGATTATGGAGGTAATGATCGTGTTACAATTGGTCAAAAATATAATAAATAA
- the ispE gene encoding 4-(cytidine 5'-diphospho)-2-C-methyl-D-erythritol kinase, with protein MIYTWPSPAKINLFLYVTGRRLDGYHYIQTLFQFLNYSDTLKIIPNKTGKIKLFTKKKSLINIQNTIINAAELLKEKALLYKKIKSYNLGAKIFLNKIIPIGSGLGGGSSNAATTLVVLNKLWNTQFTLKELALFGLEIGADVPFFIMGKTSIGEGIGEILYPIRQEEKWYLIVYPNIRILTKNIFSSPYLIVKSPKKSIKTLLKSDFRNDFENILKRQFITIKKLIVTLSTYAPSRITGTGSCVFSEFNNKKDAEKVFSLLPKNMRGFITKSVNISPLHSIVYKRKDMFF; from the coding sequence ATGATTTATACATGGCCATCTCCTGCAAAAATCAATCTTTTTTTATACGTAACTGGTAGACGTTTAGATGGATATCATTATATACAAACATTGTTTCAATTTCTCAATTACAGTGATACATTGAAAATTATTCCTAATAAAACAGGTAAAATTAAATTATTTACCAAAAAAAAATCTCTTATTAACATACAAAATACTATTATCAATGCTGCTGAATTATTAAAAGAAAAAGCATTACTATATAAAAAAATAAAGTCTTACAATTTAGGAGCTAAAATTTTTTTAAATAAAATAATACCAATCGGTAGTGGATTAGGAGGTGGTTCTTCTAATGCAGCAACTACTTTAGTTGTTTTAAATAAATTATGGAATACACAATTTACGCTAAAAGAACTTGCTTTATTCGGTCTCGAAATAGGAGCCGATGTACCTTTTTTTATTATGGGAAAAACATCTATTGGTGAGGGAATAGGAGAAATTTTATATCCAATTAGACAAGAAGAAAAATGGTATTTAATTGTATATCCTAACATACGGATATTAACAAAAAATATATTTTCAAGCCCTTATTTAATAGTAAAATCCCCTAAAAAATCTATCAAAACATTATTAAAATCAGATTTTAGAAATGATTTTGAAAATATATTAAAAAGACAATTTATTACAATAAAAAAATTAATTGTAACGTTGTCTACATATGCACCTTCAAGAATAACAGGTACTGGATCTTGTGTTTTTTCTGAATTTAATAATAAAAAAGACGCTGAAAAAGTTTTTTCCTTGTTACCTAAAAATATGCGAGGATTTATAACAAAAAGTGTTAATATTTCACCATTGCATAGTATTGTTTACAAAAGAAAAGATATGTTTTTTTAA
- a CDS encoding ribose-phosphate pyrophosphokinase produces MPDMKLFAGNSIPKLAKFIANRLYINLGNASVGRFSDGEISVQINENVRGGDVFIIQSTCSPTNDNIMELVVMVDALRRASAGRITAVIPYFGYARQDRRVRSARVPITAKVVADFLSSIGVDRVLTVDLHAEQIQGFFDVPVDNVFGSLILLEDMLQRELKNPIVVSPDIGGVVRARAIAKLLYDTDMAIIDKRRPRANVSQIMHIIGDVANRDCILVDDMIDTGGTLCKAAEALKERGAKRVFAYATHPIFSGNAFTNLKNSVIDEVVVCDTIPLSKNIELLPNVRTLTLSGMLAEAIRRISNEESISAMFEH; encoded by the coding sequence ATGCCCGATATGAAACTTTTTGCAGGAAATTCTATTCCCAAACTAGCAAAGTTTATTGCCAATCGACTGTATATTAATTTAGGAAACGCTTCTGTAGGTCGATTTAGTGATGGCGAAATTAGTGTTCAAATAAATGAAAATGTAAGAGGCGGAGATGTCTTTATCATTCAATCTACTTGTTCACCTACCAATGATAATATAATGGAACTGGTTGTGATGGTAGATGCTTTAAGAAGAGCTTCAGCTGGTAGAATTACTGCAGTAATACCATATTTCGGATATGCTCGTCAAGATCGTCGAGTAAGATCAGCACGAGTCCCCATAACAGCAAAAGTAGTAGCTGATTTTCTATCTAGTATTGGAGTAGATCGCGTACTAACGGTAGATCTTCATGCAGAACAAATACAAGGTTTTTTTGATGTACCTGTTGATAATGTGTTTGGTAGTTTAATTCTTCTAGAAGACATGCTTCAAAGAGAATTAAAAAATCCAATTGTAGTTTCACCTGATATTGGTGGAGTAGTGAGAGCCAGAGCAATTGCTAAATTACTTTATGATACTGACATGGCAATCATAGATAAAAGAAGACCTCGTGCTAATGTTTCTCAAATTATGCATATTATTGGTGATGTAGCAAATCGTGATTGTATTTTGGTAGATGATATGATAGATACAGGAGGAACTTTATGTAAAGCTGCAGAGGCTCTTAAAGAAAGAGGAGCTAAAAGAGTTTTTGCATATGCTACTCATCCTATCTTTTCTGGAAATGCCTTTACTAACTTAAAAAACTCTGTTATTGATGAAGTTGTAGTGTGCGATACAATACCATTGTCAAAAAATATTGAATTACTACCTAATGTACGTACACTAACTTTATCAGGTATGTTAGCCGAAGCTATAAGAAGGATTAGTAACGAAGAATCTATTTCAGCAATGTTTGAACATTAA
- the prfA gene encoding peptide chain release factor 1: MNNSILNKLKSLRNRYQEIEILLTQKNIISNRDKLKSLSQEYLKLSEIVKCFIEWEKLETDIKNVHSLFNDIEIQNLVEEELFLFDKRKKVLEKKINELLIPEDPNDKHSCFIEIRAATGGDESSIFAGELFRMYTRYAESCLWKVEIMSTSESEKGGFKEVIAKITGKGACGRLKFESGGHRVQRVPETESQGRIHTSTCTVAIMPVQPNTKIEEINPSDLKIDTFRSSGAGGQHVNTTDSAIRITHIPTGHVVECQDERSQHKNKAKALSILSARVHAEKVEKTHQENAYMRRLLLGSGERSDRNRTYNFPQNRITDHRINLTIYKLNEVLQGKLEFLIEPIIQEYQADILSSLSKSTL; this comes from the coding sequence ATGAATAATTCTATTTTAAATAAATTAAAATCTTTACGAAATCGTTATCAAGAAATTGAAATTTTACTTACTCAAAAAAATATTATATCAAATCGAGATAAGTTAAAGAGTCTATCTCAAGAGTATTTAAAACTTTCTGAAATTGTGAAATGTTTTATAGAATGGGAAAAATTAGAAACTGATATTAAAAATGTTCATTCTTTATTTAACGATATAGAAATACAAAATTTAGTAGAAGAAGAACTCTTTTTATTTGATAAAAGAAAGAAAGTCTTAGAGAAAAAAATTAACGAATTATTAATTCCTGAAGATCCTAATGATAAACACAGTTGTTTCATTGAAATAAGAGCTGCAACAGGTGGTGATGAATCTTCAATTTTTGCTGGTGAACTATTTAGAATGTATACTAGATATGCTGAATCTTGTTTATGGAAAGTAGAAATCATGAGTACTAGTGAAAGCGAAAAAGGAGGATTTAAAGAAGTAATTGCAAAAATTACAGGAAAAGGAGCTTGTGGTCGTTTAAAATTTGAATCCGGTGGTCATCGTGTTCAAAGAGTACCAGAGACAGAATCACAAGGTAGAATTCATACCTCTACTTGTACTGTTGCTATTATGCCAGTGCAACCAAACACTAAAATCGAAGAAATTAATCCTTCTGACTTAAAAATTGATACTTTTCGTTCTTCTGGAGCTGGAGGACAACATGTGAATACTACTGATTCTGCTATTCGAATTACTCATATTCCTACTGGTCATGTAGTAGAATGTCAAGATGAACGATCACAACATAAAAATAAGGCAAAAGCATTGTCTATTTTATCAGCTCGGGTACATGCAGAAAAAGTAGAAAAAACTCATCAAGAAAATGCTTACATGAGACGACTTTTATTAGGTAGTGGAGAAAGATCAGATAGAAACAGAACATATAATTTTCCTCAAAATAGAATTACAGATCATAGAATTAATCTTACCATATATAAATTAAACGAAGTATTACAAGGAAAATTAGAATTTCTTATTGAACCAATAATTCAAGAATATCAAGCGGATATACTTTCTTCTTTATCTAAAAGTACATTATGA
- the nadE gene encoding ammonia-dependent NAD(+) synthetase encodes MNLQKKIINLLKVKSVIIPEIEIKHRINFLKKYLLNNLYLKSLIIAISGGQDSTLTGKLCQITVEELRNETKDINYQLIALRLPYGIQKDEKDCKDAINFIRPDQVFNINIKNAVLSSEKSLKKSGIIISDHIKGNEKSRERMKVQYSVAAVKNGLVVGTGNASEIISGFFTKHGDNGTDINLIATLNKRQGKSLLKILGCPSHLYLKKPTADLEDENPQREDESVLGVTYNEIDSYLEGKKIDSYSKKIIENLYLRTFHKRNKPISL; translated from the coding sequence ATGAATCTTCAAAAAAAAATTATCAATCTATTAAAAGTAAAATCAGTAATTATACCAGAAATAGAAATCAAACATCGTATTAATTTTTTAAAAAAATATTTGCTTAATAATCTTTATTTAAAATCTTTAATAATTGCTATTAGTGGAGGACAAGACTCTACATTAACTGGGAAACTATGTCAAATAACTGTTGAAGAATTAAGAAATGAAACAAAGGATATCAACTATCAATTAATTGCATTACGATTACCATACGGTATTCAAAAAGATGAAAAAGATTGCAAAGATGCAATTAATTTTATACGTCCAGATCAAGTATTTAATATAAACATAAAAAATGCAGTTTTAAGCTCTGAAAAATCATTAAAAAAATCTGGTATTATTATTTCAGATCATATAAAAGGAAATGAAAAATCAAGAGAAAGAATGAAAGTACAGTATAGTGTTGCTGCTGTAAAAAATGGTCTTGTAGTAGGAACAGGAAATGCATCAGAAATTATTAGTGGTTTTTTTACAAAACATGGAGACAATGGAACAGATATTAATCTCATTGCTACATTAAATAAACGACAAGGTAAATCTTTATTAAAAATACTAGGATGTCCTAGTCACCTATATTTAAAAAAACCAACAGCAGATCTTGAAGATGAAAACCCACAGAGAGAAGATGAATCTGTTTTAGGTGTAACATATAATGAAATTGATTCTTATTTAGAAGGAAAAAAAATAGATTCTTATAGTAAAAAAATTATTGAAAATTTATATTTAAGAACCTTTCATAAAAGAAATAAACCAATTTCATTATAA
- the sirB1 gene encoding invasion regulator SirB1, protein MKSLSNIDFSKLSLFESIITASQIIREDFPTNSVISELKIRIKEAEAYISSECKPNRKLEKLLELFYNHWNFGGASGIYKLSDTLWIDNVLKTRQGTAVSLGILLLHIAQELKLPLNPVIFPTQLILRADWINKKKWLINPFNGDMLDQHTLEVWLKGNISPTAELYENDLYKAESISVIRKMLDTLKSALMEEKKMELALNVTNLLLKIDPNDPYEIRDRGLIYAQLECNHVALTDLIYFVEHCPEDPISEIIKVQIHSIEQKKIILH, encoded by the coding sequence ATGAAATCTCTTTCTAACATTGATTTTTCTAAATTATCACTTTTTGAATCTATTATTACTGCTTCTCAAATTATTCGAGAAGACTTTCCTACAAATTCTGTTATATCTGAATTAAAAATTAGAATAAAAGAAGCTGAAGCTTATATTTCATCTGAATGCAAACCAAATAGAAAATTAGAAAAATTATTAGAATTATTTTACAATCATTGGAACTTTGGTGGTGCTAGTGGTATTTATAAACTTTCAGATACACTTTGGATTGACAATGTACTAAAAACACGTCAAGGTACCGCAGTGTCTTTAGGAATTTTATTATTGCATATTGCACAAGAATTAAAATTACCTTTAAATCCTGTTATATTTCCTACTCAACTTATTTTAAGAGCAGATTGGATTAACAAAAAAAAATGGCTAATTAACCCTTTTAATGGTGATATGTTAGATCAACATACATTAGAAGTTTGGCTAAAAGGTAATATCAGTCCTACAGCAGAATTATATGAAAATGATTTATATAAAGCTGAATCCATAAGTGTTATTCGTAAAATGTTAGATACATTAAAATCTGCTTTAATGGAAGAAAAAAAAATGGAGTTAGCATTAAATGTGACTAATTTACTATTAAAAATTGATCCCAATGATCCATATGAAATCCGTGATAGAGGATTGATATATGCACAATTAGAATGTAATCATGTTGCTTTGACTGATTTAATTTATTTTGTAGAACATTGCCCCGAAGATCCAATTAGTGAAATTATCAAAGTCCAAATTCATTCTATTGAACAAAAAAAAATTATATTACATTAA